The Bifidobacterium sp. WK012_4_13 genome contains the following window.
CGAGTGTCCCTTGACCAGGGCGAGGCGGTTTTCATTCCCGCACAGGACGGGCACATCGACATTGGAGTGAATCCTGAGGGGCACGAAGCCTCCCACGGCTCCTATCTCTTCGCTTCAACGCCGTTCTGACCGACACCTTGCCGACGAGAACGGTTTGCGGGCTTCTTGAGCTCCCCTGCCTGATGATGCTTCCCATAAACCGTAGAAGCCATAGAAGCGCAGACAGGCGTGCGGAAGCGTCACATATGTGCAACGACGTAGTCCACGCAGTTGAGAAGCGCCTCCACGTCACGAGGCTCGACCGATGGGAACACTCCGATTCGCAACTGATTGCGATGCAGGCCTCGGTAGCCTGAAACGTCTACGATGCCATTCTGGCGCAAAATGCCCAGGACCTGGTCGACACTCACCATCTCATCCATGTCGATGGTTGCGACGGAATGAGATCGCGATTCTGGGTCCTTCACGAATGGTTGTGCGAAGGGAACCCGCTCAGCCCAGTCATAGACGATCGAGGCGGATTTGCTGCATCGGGCCGTGGACCAGGCGAGTCCTCCGTTCTCGTTCAGCCACCGAATCTGGTTGTCAATCAGGATGAAGTTGCCGACGGAAGGTGTGTTGAGCGTCTGATCCTTGCGCGCATTGTCAAGTGCCTTGGTAAGCGAAAGGAAGGACGGCACCCAGCGTTGGGCTCCTTCAAGCTTCGCAGCCTGCTCGATCTGGTTGGCGCGCTCAATCGCCGCGGGGGAGAGTATGGCGAACCAGATTCCCCCCTCTGCGCCGAAAGCCTTCTGCGGTGAGAAGTAATACACATCGGTCTGCGATATGTCCACCTCGATTGCGCCGGCAGCGCTCGTGCCGTCGACGATTGTCAGAGCGGAGTCAGGAATTCCTTCCGGAGCCACCTGCGGTCCGGCTATCCTTCTGACAGGCGCATTGACCCCTGTCGACGTTTCATTGTGCGCCCAGCAGTATGCGTCCACGCCCTCGGTCGGCTGAGGCAGTGCGTATGTGCCCAGCGGTGAATCGAAGATGACCGGCTGATCAAGAAATGGTGCGTTCGCGGCGCAGTCTGCGAACTTCCTGGTGAAGGAACCATACACGCCGAACGCTGCCTTGCGGTTGATGAGGCATGCGCATGCCATATCCCAGAACGCCGTCGAACCCCCGTTGCCGAGCGCTATCTCATATCCGTCGGGAATGCCGAACAGCTCGCGAAGGCCCTCCTTGATGGAGGCCACGACGCGCTTCACAGGTGCCTGACGATGCGATGTGCCAAGAATGGTCTTCCAGTCGCCAGACAGTTCGGAAATCTGATCATGGCGGATTTTGCTGGGCCCAGAACCGAAACGGCCGTCTTCGGGCAGAAGTTTCTCAGGAATCGTCACGTTATTGGTCATATCGTCAACCCTAATCAGACCGATGGATTGATCTTCAGCGTGTCGCAAAAGAACCCAGAAACTTTTGCTACCACAAGGTAAGAGACAGAAACCTGTTGATTTTCCTGACAATCTCACACGGGAACGCACATGAATCATGTCTTGAACCCGCTGACAGGCTCGGATTCCGATTGGACGTTCGACACAGGATGGTTGTATTCTCTTCAATTGAGGTCACTCGACTGCGTGGCTGCAGATGATTTCCAAGGACGTTCAGGAGTTGTATCAATGAGACATGCTTCGCATGGCAAAGCCTCATCCGAAGTTTTTCATAAGGAAAAAACTCACGGTGCGAGACATGGCGCTGTTCACGGCGCTGCCCATGGCGCAGGCCGCGGTGCGCATGCTGCTCATGCTTCAGTTGCGGTCAGTCGAAGTCGTTCATTCACCGCACAGCTCGCGCCTGCCGTTGCATCTGCTTCATCCATGCAGCTCTCCAAGATTGAATTGGCGGTTACCAGACGGCTTAATGAGATGTCGCCCGTCACCCGGCGCGCATTGCGCGAGGCGACGCGTCGCAAGACCCGCAAGTCTCAGATGATGGCAGGGACGGCACTGGCTGCACTTTTTGGCACGGCGGCGACGGCGCTGCTGACACTCGGACCAAACGAGCATGCCTTGGTCGCACATGCGGCGCAGACCACCAGCAGCCAGGCATCCAGCGGGTCATCGGCGGCAATTCAGGAATCCGTCTCCCGCTCGGAGTCACGCTCCGCGCTCAGCAAGGAATCGGTGTCGACCAATGCCGGGTCGGGTTCATGGTCGCTGAGCGACGACAAGGTCGATGTTTCCCAGCTCTCGCGATCAAAGGCAAAGAATTCCACGGTGGCCAACTTGCTCGATGCCGATGCCTCGGT
Protein-coding sequences here:
- the serC gene encoding phosphoserine transaminase, with amino-acid sequence MTNNVTIPEKLLPEDGRFGSGPSKIRHDQISELSGDWKTILGTSHRQAPVKRVVASIKEGLRELFGIPDGYEIALGNGGSTAFWDMACACLINRKAAFGVYGSFTRKFADCAANAPFLDQPVIFDSPLGTYALPQPTEGVDAYCWAHNETSTGVNAPVRRIAGPQVAPEGIPDSALTIVDGTSAAGAIEVDISQTDVYYFSPQKAFGAEGGIWFAILSPAAIERANQIEQAAKLEGAQRWVPSFLSLTKALDNARKDQTLNTPSVGNFILIDNQIRWLNENGGLAWSTARCSKSASIVYDWAERVPFAQPFVKDPESRSHSVATIDMDEMVSVDQVLGILRQNGIVDVSGYRGLHRNQLRIGVFPSVEPRDVEALLNCVDYVVAHM
- a CDS encoding CHAP domain-containing protein: MSPVTRRALREATRRKTRKSQMMAGTALAALFGTAATALLTLGPNEHALVAHAAQTTSSQASSGSSAAIQESVSRSESRSALSKESVSTNAGSGSWSLSDDKVDVSQLSRSKAKNSTVANLLDADASVIPSGFNANHATGDTGNAYEFSQCTWWVYTRRHQLGLPVGSYFGNAYQWATSAKALGYWVDNTPRHVGDIVVFRQGQEDASTEYGHVAIVEKINSDGSIVTSESGEVMDGATYSRTLTNVHDYQYIHY